A stretch of the Armatimonadota bacterium genome encodes the following:
- a CDS encoding PadR family transcriptional regulator, protein MPPTAINLGITSAQRLVALLVLHFLEGASGLSEADLLRRIRGLGGEGFWVPNKGTVSKVVRGLIAEGYVEGRWVNPEGRRRWALSITDAGRVHLRVLKREFRKRLDAGRQFFDRTMRELYGG, encoded by the coding sequence ATGCCGCCCACCGCCATCAACCTGGGGATCACGAGCGCCCAGCGGCTTGTGGCCCTGCTGGTCTTGCACTTCCTCGAAGGTGCCTCCGGGCTCAGCGAGGCGGACCTCCTGCGGAGGATCCGAGGTCTGGGGGGGGAGGGGTTCTGGGTCCCCAACAAGGGCACGGTCTCCAAGGTGGTCCGGGGCCTCATCGCGGAGGGCTACGTAGAGGGGCGCTGGGTGAACCCCGAGGGCCGCCGGCGCTGGGCCCTCTCCATCACCGACGCGGGCCGCGTCCACCTCCGGGTACTGAAGCGGGAGTTCCGCAAGCGCCTGGACGCGGGCCGGCAGTTCTTCGACCGGACGATGCGGGAGCTGTACGGCGGCTGA
- a CDS encoding sigma-70 family RNA polymerase sigma factor, producing the protein MRPCSGGSSVLCNRYFLRMVGDGDAAEELVCETMAAVWKSASRFRGEARASSWIFGIAHRRALDFLRRQPRQVSLGDAGALPAQMDPEEEAERADLVERVRKALSQLSPEHREVVHLVFDAGLSYQEVAEVLGVPVNTVKTRMFHARQKLRGLLEREGV; encoded by the coding sequence TTGAGGCCCTGTTCCGGAGGTTCGAGCGTCCTCTGTAACCGGTACTTCCTGAGGATGGTGGGGGACGGAGACGCCGCGGAGGAGCTGGTGTGTGAGACCATGGCAGCGGTGTGGAAGAGCGCTTCCCGGTTCCGGGGAGAGGCGCGGGCCTCCAGTTGGATCTTCGGCATCGCGCACCGCCGGGCCCTCGATTTCCTGCGCCGGCAGCCGCGGCAGGTGTCTTTGGGGGACGCCGGAGCGCTTCCCGCGCAGATGGATCCGGAAGAGGAGGCAGAGCGGGCGGATTTGGTGGAGCGGGTGCGCAAAGCCCTCAGCCAGCTGTCGCCCGAGCACCGGGAGGTGGTGCACCTGGTGTTCGACGCCGGGTTGTCCTACCAGGAGGTCGCGGAGGTCCTGGGGGTACCGGTGAACACCGTGAAGACCCGGATGTTCCACGCGCGGCAGAAGCTGCGGGGGTTGCTGGAACGGGAGGGGGTGTAG
- a CDS encoding zf-HC2 domain-containing protein: MLPWYVNGSLQEEERRLVEGHLQTCEVCRREAGLLSAVRRAVEADRTELRPATDLYARTRERLRDRSLLSRAVRVLGRAVAPVPLYARLVFAAQLAVIVVLVGIPVTEQAPTTLSGPPEPARGGVRIQVLFREQATAAEISRALSAAGVGTVDGPSPLGVYLVSWRPKPENRLPRCSAG; the protein is encoded by the coding sequence CTGCTTCCGTGGTACGTGAACGGCTCGTTGCAGGAGGAGGAGCGGCGCCTAGTGGAAGGGCACCTGCAGACCTGTGAGGTCTGCCGGCGGGAAGCGGGGCTGCTGTCCGCCGTGCGCCGGGCGGTGGAGGCGGACAGGACCGAGCTGCGTCCCGCGACGGACCTGTATGCCCGGACGAGGGAGCGCCTGCGCGACCGATCCCTGCTGAGCCGGGCGGTCAGGGTGCTGGGTCGGGCGGTGGCGCCGGTCCCTCTGTATGCGCGGCTGGTTTTTGCCGCGCAGCTGGCGGTCATCGTGGTGCTGGTGGGGATTCCAGTTACGGAGCAGGCCCCTACCACCCTGTCCGGTCCGCCGGAGCCTGCGAGGGGTGGTGTGCGGATCCAGGTACTGTTCCGGGAGCAGGCAACGGCCGCGGAAATCAGCCGGGCCCTTTCCGCGGCGGGGGTGGGGACCGTGGACGGACCGAGCCCTCTGGGGGTGTATCTCGTCTCGTGGAGGCCGAAGCCGGAAAACCGGCTTCCGAGGTGCTCCGCCGGGTAA
- a CDS encoding S8 family serine peptidase: MEAAGTFVEGMAGLTADLHGTEVAGIIGARRNGVGIVGVAPEARLVALQACVPKRQGGREGVCLGHRVVRAVDTVLKLGVRILNVSFGGPSNRAVNRVVLRAVAQGVVVVAAAGNNGPQGPWLYPAALPGVLAVGASEPGGEPWSRSNLGGHVRLLAPGVDVLTTLPSDRYGFVTGISYAAAVASGAVAPVMEAVPDLSPEQLTAALRPAAAGGRTGVPAQLDICRALARIGIPEVCLSGHG; encoded by the coding sequence GTGGAGGCCGCGGGGACCTTCGTGGAAGGGATGGCTGGGCTGACGGCCGACCTCCATGGGACGGAGGTGGCCGGCATCATCGGAGCCCGGCGCAACGGGGTGGGGATTGTGGGGGTGGCGCCAGAAGCGCGGCTCGTGGCCTTGCAAGCCTGTGTACCGAAGCGACAGGGCGGCCGGGAAGGTGTCTGCCTGGGGCACCGGGTGGTGCGAGCCGTGGATACGGTCCTGAAACTCGGCGTGCGGATCCTGAACGTGAGTTTCGGAGGGCCGTCGAACCGGGCGGTGAACCGGGTGGTGCTGAGGGCCGTGGCGCAGGGGGTGGTGGTCGTGGCGGCGGCCGGGAACAACGGGCCTCAGGGGCCCTGGCTGTATCCCGCGGCGCTGCCGGGGGTGTTGGCGGTGGGCGCATCGGAACCTGGGGGCGAGCCCTGGTCTCGGTCAAACCTGGGAGGTCACGTGCGCCTGCTGGCCCCGGGAGTGGACGTGCTGACCACGCTGCCTTCGGACCGGTACGGGTTTGTAACAGGGATCTCCTACGCAGCCGCGGTGGCGAGCGGTGCAGTGGCGCCCGTGATGGAGGCGGTGCCGGACCTGTCGCCGGAACAGTTGACCGCTGCCCTCCGGCCCGCGGCGGCAGGAGGTAGGACCGGGGTGCCGGCTCAGCTCGACATCTGCAGGGCACTCGCCCGCATCGGGATTCCTGAGGTTTGTTTGTCGGGACACGGGTGA
- the fliS gene encoding flagellar export chaperone FliS — MKPAALAYRSFHASTATPGQLVVMLYDGAVRFLDEAIRAYRAGNESTAHQAVVRAEQVVLELMACLDLRYELAHHLLSLYRYLFERMGEARRNRDAAELERVRGWVAELREAWAEAERKTRAGVH, encoded by the coding sequence ATGAAGCCCGCGGCCCTTGCCTACAGGAGTTTTCACGCCTCCACTGCCACCCCGGGGCAGCTGGTGGTCATGCTGTACGACGGTGCCGTGCGGTTTCTGGACGAGGCCATCCGCGCCTACCGGGCGGGCAACGAGAGCACCGCCCACCAGGCGGTGGTTCGGGCGGAGCAGGTGGTGCTGGAGCTCATGGCCTGTCTGGATCTTCGGTACGAGCTGGCCCACCACCTCCTCAGCCTTTACCGGTACCTGTTCGAACGCATGGGGGAAGCCAGACGCAACCGGGATGCCGCGGAGCTGGAGCGGGTGCGGGGGTGGGTGGCGGAGCTGCGGGAAGCGTGGGCGGAGGCAGAGCGCAAGACCCGGGCGGGTGTGCACTGA
- the fliD gene encoding flagellar filament capping protein FliD, translated as MSTFSVDGLISGLNTTEVINKLLEVERAPVRKLQARKSDANARLGAWRALNSKLAALEERAATLARGLTYQAARATSSDTRVVVASAGPGAPPGTYTVTVSRLASAHQLSTDTVADKDALVFGTGTLTVTVNGSPKDVTVADGQNSLSGIAAAINAASAGVYAAVVQVDGGYRLLVTSRTSGQAGAVSVDASGLVGGTQALGFPHELSPAQDAEVVLGTGSGAVTAHRPTNLVTDLLPGVTLALAATGTATVTVEQDVEAVKRAVREFVAAYNDVADALSQYGRYDPNTRQRGALQGDGTLQRIQAQLPDAVLRTEVADQTLRRLSDLGVRVGRDGRLTLDESKLSDALQGRFDEARRVLEAAGSRLREVADGLTKVDGPVWGAVDALNSRIRTYDQQIARWEDRVERKREQLVRMFTELEKSLGQLRSQGDWLAMQIRNLGGRSS; from the coding sequence GTGTCCACGTTCAGCGTCGACGGCTTGATCTCGGGCCTGAACACCACGGAGGTCATCAACAAGCTGCTGGAGGTGGAGCGGGCGCCGGTCCGGAAGCTGCAGGCCCGGAAAAGCGACGCCAACGCGAGGCTTGGGGCCTGGCGGGCCCTGAACAGCAAGCTGGCCGCCCTGGAAGAGCGGGCCGCGACCCTGGCAAGGGGCCTCACCTACCAGGCTGCCAGGGCCACCAGCAGCGACACCCGCGTCGTGGTGGCCTCCGCGGGCCCGGGTGCTCCACCCGGCACCTACACGGTCACCGTCAGCCGGCTGGCTTCCGCCCACCAGCTGAGCACCGACACCGTTGCGGACAAGGACGCCCTGGTGTTCGGCACCGGGACCCTGACCGTCACCGTCAACGGGAGCCCCAAGGACGTCACCGTCGCAGACGGCCAGAACTCCCTTTCGGGGATCGCGGCGGCCATCAACGCCGCGAGCGCAGGCGTGTACGCCGCGGTGGTCCAGGTGGACGGCGGCTACCGCCTGCTGGTCACCTCCAGGACCTCCGGGCAGGCGGGGGCGGTGTCCGTGGACGCCAGCGGCCTGGTGGGTGGCACGCAGGCGCTGGGCTTCCCCCACGAGCTCAGCCCGGCCCAGGACGCGGAGGTGGTGTTGGGTACGGGCAGCGGGGCTGTGACGGCGCACCGTCCGACCAACCTGGTCACGGACCTCCTGCCGGGGGTCACCCTGGCGCTGGCGGCCACCGGTACGGCCACCGTGACCGTGGAGCAGGATGTGGAAGCGGTCAAAAGAGCGGTGCGGGAGTTCGTGGCCGCGTACAACGACGTCGCAGACGCCCTCAGCCAGTACGGGCGGTACGACCCAAACACCAGGCAGCGCGGGGCCCTGCAGGGCGACGGGACCCTCCAGCGGATCCAAGCCCAGCTGCCGGACGCGGTCCTCCGCACGGAAGTGGCCGACCAGACCCTCAGGCGGCTCAGCGACCTGGGGGTGCGGGTGGGCCGGGACGGCAGGCTCACGCTGGACGAGTCGAAGCTCTCCGACGCCCTGCAGGGCCGGTTTGACGAAGCGCGGCGGGTGCTGGAGGCCGCGGGCAGCAGGCTACGGGAGGTGGCGGACGGGCTCACCAAGGTGGACGGCCCCGTGTGGGGGGCCGTGGACGCCCTCAACAGCCGCATCCGCACCTACGACCAGCAGATCGCGCGGTGGGAGGACCGGGTGGAACGCAAGCGGGAGCAGCTCGTCCGCATGTTCACGGAGCTGGAGAAGAGCCTGGGCCAGCTGCGCAGCCAAGGGGACTGGCTTGCGATGCAGATCCGCAACCTGGGAGGGAGGAGCTCATGA
- a CDS encoding flagellar protein FlaG: MQVPPPSSGSPKKPEPQPAREERVRGGNGQGPAQQGGVQRQPVASALDVAAQFVVDERTGRVLVRIYDTRTGETIRTIPPNQVVEFLLGAGGLDVRV, from the coding sequence ATGCAGGTCCCTCCGCCGAGCTCAGGCAGCCCGAAAAAGCCCGAGCCACAGCCGGCACGGGAAGAGCGGGTCCGCGGCGGCAACGGCCAGGGCCCGGCCCAGCAGGGCGGGGTGCAGCGGCAGCCTGTGGCTTCGGCCCTGGACGTGGCCGCCCAGTTCGTGGTGGACGAACGCACAGGCCGGGTGCTGGTCCGCATCTACGACACCCGCACCGGCGAGACCATCCGGACCATCCCGCCCAACCAGGTGGTGGAGTTCCTCCTGGGCGCGGGCGGCCTGGACGTGCGGGTGTGA
- a CDS encoding flagellin has protein sequence MGLRINQNIAALNAHRNLVATDNALSKSLERLSSGFRINRSADDAAGLALSEKLRAQVRGVAQAIRNAQDGVSMIQTAEGALNEVHSMLQRMRELAVQAANDTLTTEDRAAILGELQALQTEIDSIVDRTTFNGKQLLNGSLVTTVDAGSDLEVGSTVTDGTDSGHIIALDVSGARPGETYTFSYDSSTGRLTLTRSSDNAQQYVTLSGGLSAGQRLELNFSALGVKLTVTTTGGFTDAGAIGNSFDTRSITTASGTGSANMQIGPNSTHSFSVSFSDVRIVGGTANQMTGLGLAIGALQSAIGTNDNSAQVNAAKDLIDAVDDAISYVNGVRSGLGAVQNRLEHAIANLGVQHENLTASESRIRDVDMAQEMVRFTRNQILLQAGTAMLAQANAAPQVVLQLLR, from the coding sequence ATGGGACTCAGGATCAACCAGAACATCGCCGCGCTCAACGCCCACCGGAACTTGGTGGCCACGGACAACGCGTTGAGCAAGTCGCTGGAGAGGCTCAGCAGCGGCTTCCGGATCAACCGCTCCGCGGACGACGCCGCGGGGTTGGCTCTTTCGGAAAAGCTGCGGGCGCAGGTCCGGGGTGTCGCACAGGCCATCCGCAACGCGCAGGACGGTGTGTCGATGATCCAGACGGCCGAGGGCGCACTCAACGAGGTGCACTCGATGCTCCAGCGCATGCGGGAGCTGGCCGTCCAGGCGGCAAACGACACCCTGACCACCGAGGACCGTGCGGCCATCCTCGGGGAGCTGCAGGCGCTCCAGACGGAGATCGACTCGATCGTCGACCGTACGACCTTCAACGGCAAGCAACTGCTGAACGGAAGCCTCGTGACGACGGTCGATGCGGGCAGCGACTTGGAGGTTGGCTCTACCGTCACGGACGGCACCGACTCTGGCCACATCATCGCTCTGGACGTGAGCGGAGCCCGTCCCGGCGAAACCTACACGTTCAGCTATGACTCGTCCACGGGACGACTGACGCTGACCCGGTCGAGTGACAACGCGCAACAGTACGTTACTCTCTCTGGTGGCTTAAGCGCTGGGCAGAGGCTGGAGCTGAACTTCTCCGCGCTCGGGGTCAAGCTGACGGTCACGACGACCGGAGGCTTCACGGACGCCGGCGCCATCGGGAACTCGTTTGACACCCGGTCGATCACGACCGCTTCTGGTACAGGCTCGGCCAACATGCAGATCGGACCCAATTCGACGCATTCCTTCAGCGTGAGTTTCAGCGACGTGCGCATCGTTGGCGGCACGGCCAACCAGATGACAGGGTTGGGTTTGGCGATTGGTGCGCTCCAGTCAGCCATTGGTACGAACGACAATTCGGCGCAAGTTAACGCAGCCAAGGACCTCATCGACGCCGTGGACGATGCGATCAGCTACGTGAACGGTGTCCGGTCCGGGCTGGGTGCGGTGCAGAACCGGCTGGAGCACGCGATCGCCAACCTGGGCGTGCAGCACGAGAACCTGACGGCATCTGAGTCCCGCATCCGGGACGTGGACATGGCGCAGGAGATGGTGCGGTTCACCCGCAACCAGATCCTGCTCCAGGCGGGCACCGCCATGCTGGCGCAGGCCAACGCCGCGCCGCAGGTGGTGCTGCAGCTGCTGCGGTAA
- the csrA gene encoding carbon storage regulator CsrA — protein MLVLTRKLNEAIRIGQEVEVRVLGIEGGQVRLGITAPRWIPVHREEVYREIQRENQEATQAGPEELRTVLRPTASAP, from the coding sequence GTGCTCGTGCTCACCCGGAAGCTCAACGAAGCCATCCGCATCGGCCAGGAGGTGGAGGTCCGGGTGCTGGGGATCGAGGGCGGCCAGGTGCGGCTGGGAATCACCGCCCCCCGTTGGATCCCCGTACACCGCGAGGAGGTGTACCGGGAAATCCAGCGGGAGAATCAGGAGGCTACGCAGGCCGGGCCCGAGGAGCTCCGCACGGTCCTGCGGCCTACGGCGTCCGCCCCTTAA
- the fliW gene encoding flagellar assembly protein FliW, producing MEVRTRHWGVQEVAEDRVIHFPEGIPGFAHCRRFVLLGEEGSAFLWLQAVDDPEVALPVADPFGLFPGYEVPLEEEDMEVLAVSDPREVAVLVVVTVRRDPLRATANLAAPILLNTTSRIGRQKILTHTPYSVRQPICLG from the coding sequence GTGGAGGTCCGGACCCGCCACTGGGGCGTGCAGGAGGTTGCGGAGGATCGGGTGATCCATTTCCCCGAGGGAATCCCGGGATTTGCGCACTGCCGTCGGTTCGTGCTCCTGGGGGAGGAGGGGAGCGCGTTCCTGTGGCTGCAGGCGGTGGATGACCCGGAGGTGGCGTTGCCCGTGGCCGACCCTTTCGGTCTTTTCCCGGGCTACGAGGTGCCTCTGGAGGAGGAGGACATGGAAGTCCTGGCGGTTTCGGATCCCCGGGAGGTGGCGGTCCTGGTGGTGGTCACCGTGCGCAGGGACCCCCTCCGGGCCACCGCGAACCTGGCGGCACCCATCCTGCTCAACACCACCTCCCGGATCGGCCGCCAGAAGATCCTGACGCACACTCCGTACTCGGTTCGCCAGCCCATCTGTCTTGGCTGA
- the flgL gene encoding flagellar hook-associated protein FlgL yields MRITLNSLTLNFLRNLNANLERLLKLQEQLATGKRMHRPSDDPPNLPPVLVMRDALNAVQQYGRNLEDTKTLLDAGQRALQDGVQILHRLRELAVQGANGTLSPSDMVALAREVQELRGELVSLGNTQVAGRYLFGGTRTTAPPFDLNGNYLGNGNRIRREVDRGIVLEATIPGDLAFSQAFSAAQTLQGALEAGDPDAVRATLSDLDAALDQMLAALAELGARANRVEVVQSRMAELELGVRELLSAREDVDIAEVVVQLQTEENVYRAALATGARLIQPSLVDFLR; encoded by the coding sequence ATGCGGATCACCCTCAACAGCCTCACCCTGAACTTCCTGCGCAACCTCAACGCGAATCTGGAACGGCTCCTGAAGCTCCAGGAGCAGCTCGCCACGGGCAAGCGCATGCACCGCCCCTCCGACGATCCTCCCAACCTCCCGCCCGTGCTGGTCATGCGGGATGCTCTCAACGCGGTGCAGCAGTACGGCCGCAACCTGGAGGACACCAAGACCCTGCTGGACGCGGGCCAGCGGGCCTTGCAGGATGGGGTCCAGATCCTCCACCGGCTGCGGGAGCTGGCCGTCCAGGGCGCAAACGGCACCCTCTCCCCCTCCGATATGGTGGCCCTGGCCAGGGAAGTGCAGGAGCTGCGGGGGGAGCTCGTGAGCCTGGGCAACACCCAGGTGGCCGGCAGGTACCTCTTCGGGGGCACCCGCACCACCGCCCCTCCCTTTGACCTGAATGGGAACTACCTGGGGAACGGCAACCGGATCCGCCGCGAGGTGGACCGAGGGATCGTCCTTGAGGCCACCATCCCAGGAGACCTCGCCTTCTCCCAGGCCTTTTCTGCGGCTCAGACCCTGCAGGGTGCCCTGGAAGCCGGAGACCCCGATGCAGTACGGGCCACCCTCTCGGATCTCGATGCGGCCCTGGATCAAATGCTGGCCGCCCTCGCGGAGCTGGGCGCCCGGGCGAACCGGGTGGAGGTGGTGCAGTCGCGCATGGCGGAGCTGGAGTTAGGGGTGCGGGAACTTCTGAGCGCGCGGGAGGACGTGGACATCGCGGAGGTGGTGGTGCAACTGCAGACGGAGGAGAACGTGTACCGGGCCGCGCTGGCCACGGGCGCGCGCCTGATCCAGCCCTCCCTCGTGGACTTCCTGAGGTAG
- the flgK gene encoding flagellar hook-associated protein FlgK gives MSSFAALEVLRRALFAQQRAMDVTGHNIANVNTPGYTRQEAVLASVPPPGGLSRFGTTLLVGSGVQVAALRQARDLFLDRQLRESRQSSAEWRARADFWTQVEAVFPEPSDTGLGELLARFWNAWQEVSLNPESLAARTSLVQQAQVLTDALHQSAQRLQEMRQHLDAVATGYVQRINQLGRELADLNTQISRLELTGGRALDLRDHRERLLAELEELADVTYTETETGELLVYLQGRELVGPGGRTTEIRITEPLPGGVHGFGWPDGQDLVVRRGALAAVLQARDESTTELRDRLDTLARNLFERVNSLHRGGYNLDGETGRPFFHDPAEDVPPGPPVDASTLRVHSDILTDPRKIAAAGSWAGGGEPGNGEVALQIAQLRGSEEMDGLYRMLVTEVGVGAQEAGRQVAYRDLLTDQLQLRREATSGVSLDEEMTQMLRYQHAYEAAARMVRTVDEMIRTLLGMVGG, from the coding sequence GTGTCGTCCTTCGCTGCCCTGGAGGTGCTGCGTCGGGCCCTCTTCGCCCAGCAGCGGGCGATGGACGTCACCGGCCACAACATCGCCAACGTCAACACCCCGGGCTACACGCGGCAGGAGGCCGTGCTGGCCTCGGTCCCGCCGCCCGGTGGCCTCTCTCGATTCGGGACCACGTTGCTTGTGGGAAGTGGGGTACAGGTGGCGGCCCTGCGGCAGGCCCGGGACCTCTTCCTGGACCGGCAGCTGCGCGAGAGCCGGCAGAGCTCCGCGGAGTGGAGGGCTCGGGCGGACTTCTGGACACAGGTCGAAGCGGTGTTCCCAGAGCCGTCGGACACCGGGCTGGGGGAGCTATTAGCCCGGTTCTGGAACGCCTGGCAGGAGGTGAGCCTGAACCCCGAGTCCCTGGCAGCCCGGACATCCCTGGTGCAGCAGGCCCAAGTCCTCACGGACGCCCTCCACCAGTCCGCGCAGCGCCTCCAGGAGATGCGTCAGCACCTGGACGCCGTGGCCACGGGCTATGTTCAGCGCATCAACCAGCTCGGTCGGGAGCTCGCAGACCTCAACACCCAGATCAGCCGCCTGGAGCTTACCGGCGGGCGGGCCCTGGACCTGCGGGACCACCGGGAGCGGCTGCTGGCGGAGCTGGAGGAGCTCGCGGACGTCACCTACACGGAGACGGAGACGGGGGAGTTGCTGGTGTACCTGCAGGGACGGGAGCTGGTGGGGCCGGGAGGACGGACCACGGAGATCCGGATCACAGAACCCCTTCCCGGCGGGGTGCACGGGTTTGGGTGGCCGGACGGCCAAGACCTCGTGGTCCGCCGCGGGGCACTTGCCGCGGTGCTGCAGGCGCGGGACGAGAGCACAACAGAGCTCCGGGACCGGCTGGATACGCTGGCCCGAAACCTCTTCGAGCGGGTGAACTCCCTGCACCGGGGTGGCTACAACCTCGATGGGGAAACTGGCCGGCCCTTCTTCCACGACCCGGCCGAGGACGTCCCGCCGGGCCCGCCCGTGGATGCCAGCACCCTCCGGGTACACAGTGACATCCTCACGGATCCCCGTAAGATCGCGGCCGCGGGCAGCTGGGCCGGAGGCGGGGAGCCCGGAAACGGAGAAGTGGCCCTTCAGATCGCGCAGCTGCGGGGCAGCGAGGAGATGGACGGGCTTTACCGGATGCTGGTGACGGAGGTGGGCGTGGGGGCCCAAGAGGCGGGCCGCCAGGTGGCCTACCGGGATCTCCTCACAGACCAGCTGCAGCTGCGGCGGGAGGCCACCAGCGGTGTGTCCCTGGACGAGGAGATGACCCAGATGCTTCGCTACCAGCATGCGTACGAGGCCGCAGCCCGCATGGTGCGAACCGTGGACGAGATGATCCGGACCCTTCTCGGGATGGTGGGCGGCTGA
- a CDS encoding flagellar protein FlgN, whose translation MNDPFETVVGLLDEEIEAHRRLLDLARAEQRALVRGDAEAVGRLVAEQERVVAEIRALERARVQLLELVADREGRSVRELTLAELARLSRPEVARRFEHQRTVLAQLVRELADVNKANALLISSHLQYVRTVVSLLTGAHDGPTSLRVDQRV comes from the coding sequence ATGAACGACCCCTTTGAGACCGTGGTGGGGTTGCTGGACGAGGAGATCGAGGCCCACCGGAGGTTGCTGGATCTCGCGCGGGCGGAGCAGCGGGCCCTGGTGCGGGGGGACGCGGAAGCGGTGGGCAGGCTGGTGGCGGAGCAGGAGCGGGTGGTGGCCGAGATCCGGGCCCTGGAGCGGGCCCGGGTACAGCTCTTGGAGCTCGTGGCGGATCGGGAGGGGCGGTCCGTGCGGGAGCTCACCCTCGCGGAGCTTGCCCGTCTCAGCCGGCCGGAGGTGGCCCGGCGGTTCGAGCACCAGCGGACGGTGCTGGCCCAGCTCGTGCGGGAGCTCGCGGACGTGAACAAGGCCAACGCGCTCCTCATCTCCTCCCATCTGCAGTACGTACGGACCGTGGTCTCCCTGCTCACGGGCGCGCACGACGGTCCCACGAGCCTGCGGGTGGACCAGAGGGTCTAG
- a CDS encoding flagellar basal body P-ring protein FlgI produces MGVLLCVLLAIALGAPGAGQEPEVRIKDIARLSGVRSNQLFGYGLVVGLAGTGDGSGAFFTVQSVANMLNRLGIVVPPSRLRVRNVAAVMATAELPPFAREGDRLDVTLSSLGDARSLVGGVLLQTPLQAADGNVYAVAQGPVAVGGAGESAGGSKAQINHLTVGRVPGGAVVERAVVSTVAENHVVSVVLLQPDFSTAVRVAEAINRGLGRNLATAVDAARVDVSVPVDYPGGLAAFVARVESFRVRPDVSARVVVNERTGTVVIGGAVRLLPVVIAHGNLRIEVQAEPQVSQPPPLSRGETRVAPRTRVSVTPESGALVPIPGTNSVQDLARALNALGVSPRDLIAILQALKAAGALQGELVIQ; encoded by the coding sequence ATGGGGGTTTTGTTGTGCGTACTCCTGGCGATAGCCCTGGGCGCTCCGGGCGCGGGGCAGGAGCCGGAGGTGCGCATCAAGGACATCGCCCGGCTGAGCGGGGTGCGCTCCAACCAGCTCTTCGGCTACGGGCTTGTGGTGGGGCTCGCGGGCACCGGGGACGGCAGTGGAGCGTTCTTCACCGTGCAGTCCGTGGCCAACATGCTGAACCGGCTCGGCATCGTAGTCCCTCCTTCCCGGCTGCGGGTGCGAAACGTGGCCGCGGTCATGGCCACCGCGGAGCTCCCGCCCTTCGCCCGGGAGGGCGACCGGCTGGACGTCACCCTCTCCTCCCTCGGAGATGCCCGCAGCCTGGTGGGCGGGGTGCTGCTGCAGACGCCTCTGCAGGCCGCGGACGGGAACGTGTACGCGGTGGCCCAGGGGCCCGTGGCCGTGGGCGGTGCAGGCGAGAGTGCGGGCGGGAGCAAAGCCCAGATCAACCACCTCACCGTAGGGCGGGTGCCGGGAGGAGCCGTGGTGGAGCGCGCGGTCGTCAGCACCGTGGCCGAGAACCACGTGGTGAGCGTGGTGCTCCTGCAGCCGGACTTCTCCACCGCGGTGCGGGTGGCGGAGGCCATCAACCGAGGACTCGGACGGAACCTCGCTACCGCGGTGGATGCGGCCCGGGTAGACGTGAGCGTGCCGGTGGACTACCCCGGCGGGCTCGCAGCCTTCGTGGCCCGGGTGGAGTCCTTCCGGGTGCGGCCGGATGTGAGCGCCCGGGTAGTCGTCAACGAGCGCACGGGCACCGTGGTGATCGGGGGCGCGGTGCGGCTGTTACCCGTGGTGATCGCCCACGGCAACCTGCGCATCGAGGTCCAGGCCGAGCCCCAGGTATCCCAGCCGCCGCCCCTCTCCCGGGGCGAGACCCGGGTGGCCCCGCGAACCCGGGTCTCGGTGACTCCGGAGTCCGGAGCCCTGGTCCCCATCCCAGGCACCAACTCCGTCCAGGATCTGGCGAGGGCTCTCAACGCCCTCGGGGTAAGCCCGCGGGACCTCATCGCCATCCTGCAGGCCCTCAAGGCCGCGGGGGCGTTGCAGGGGGAGCTGGTGATCCAGTGA